A stretch of Saccharothrix texasensis DNA encodes these proteins:
- a CDS encoding SDR family NAD(P)-dependent oxidoreductase → MTRDRSRTWFITGASRGLGRAFAEAALAAGDRVVGVARDTTPLDDLVAESGGRLVTFPLDVSDRHAVLAGVQRAFAAFGGLDVVVNNAGGALLGMVEEVTEEQARAHLDTNFFGALWVNQAVVPLLRSQGSGYIVQVSSMGSAGGFAATGLYSAGKAALDAMSEALAMEVERFGIKVTILQPGGYRTDLFTLGLTTTGEDPAYAPLRAWLNELWGESEDFDPRLAASVLLRVVDLPEPPKRLVLGGAAYGMVEEMARARTAELAKWEHLSRQAG, encoded by the coding sequence ATGACGCGCGACCGCAGTCGTACCTGGTTCATCACGGGCGCCTCGCGCGGCTTGGGACGCGCGTTCGCCGAAGCCGCGCTCGCGGCGGGCGACCGGGTCGTCGGCGTCGCCCGCGACACCACGCCGTTGGACGACCTGGTCGCCGAGTCCGGCGGCAGGCTGGTCACGTTCCCGCTGGACGTGTCCGACCGGCACGCGGTCCTCGCCGGCGTGCAGCGGGCGTTCGCCGCGTTCGGCGGGCTGGACGTCGTGGTCAACAACGCCGGTGGCGCGTTGCTCGGCATGGTCGAGGAGGTCACCGAGGAGCAGGCGCGGGCCCACCTGGACACCAACTTCTTCGGCGCGCTGTGGGTGAACCAGGCGGTGGTCCCGCTCCTGCGGTCACAGGGCTCGGGCTACATCGTGCAGGTCTCGTCGATGGGGTCCGCCGGTGGCTTCGCGGCGACCGGCCTGTACAGCGCGGGCAAGGCCGCGCTCGACGCGATGAGCGAAGCGCTGGCGATGGAGGTCGAGCGCTTCGGGATCAAGGTGACCATCCTGCAGCCCGGCGGGTACCGCACCGACCTGTTCACCCTCGGCCTGACCACGACCGGGGAGGACCCCGCCTACGCGCCGCTGCGCGCCTGGCTGAACGAGCTCTGGGGCGAGTCCGAGGACTTCGACCCGCGGCTGGCCGCCTCGGTCCTGCTGCGGGTGGTCGACCTGCCCGAGCCGCCGAAGCGACTGGTCCTGGGCGGCGCGGCCTACGGCATGGTCGAGGAGATGGCTCGGGCGCGCACGGCCGAGCTCGCCAAGTGGGAGCACCTCAGCCGTCAGGCGGGCTGA
- a CDS encoding lytic polysaccharide monooxygenase: MLRFSPDVPDRPRRAPGTTTEAAPGRGRSAAWRASAVLGACLTLLTTVLVTFGAGNASAHGAVSDPPSRHYGCYNRWPNGPSQQMATEDPMCYQAWQADPSAMYNWNGLFREGVAGNHQGAIPDGQLCSGGLTFNGRYAAMDKPGAWVAPSKPSRFTLNLNDTSSHGADYIRVYATKQGFDPKTQALKWSDLELVGQTGKIPTGSRTPVEVDAPGRTGHHVLFTVWQASHLDQSYYACSDVNFTGGGTTTTTTPTSTTTTTTTTTTTGGNPSAGCSATFRVTSQWSGGFQVEARVTAGATAISGWAVSWTFANGERINSSWSATLTTSGSTTTARNVAYNGAVGAGASTTFGFVASGTAGTPTLVCTAS; this comes from the coding sequence ATGCTTCGCTTCTCCCCAGACGTCCCCGACCGGCCTCGCCGGGCACCGGGCACCACGACGGAGGCCGCGCCGGGCCGCGGCAGGTCCGCCGCCTGGCGGGCGTCCGCGGTCCTCGGCGCCTGCCTGACCCTGCTGACGACCGTGCTGGTCACGTTCGGCGCGGGCAACGCCTCCGCGCACGGCGCGGTCAGCGATCCGCCGTCACGCCACTACGGCTGCTACAACCGCTGGCCCAACGGCCCGTCGCAGCAGATGGCCACCGAGGACCCCATGTGCTACCAGGCGTGGCAGGCCGACCCCTCGGCCATGTACAACTGGAACGGCCTGTTCCGCGAAGGCGTCGCCGGCAACCACCAGGGAGCCATCCCGGACGGGCAGCTGTGCAGCGGCGGCCTGACCTTCAACGGTCGCTACGCCGCGATGGACAAGCCCGGCGCGTGGGTCGCCCCGAGCAAGCCCAGCCGGTTCACCCTCAACCTCAACGACACGTCCTCGCACGGCGCCGACTACATCCGCGTCTACGCGACCAAGCAGGGCTTCGACCCCAAGACCCAGGCCCTGAAGTGGAGCGACCTGGAGCTGGTCGGCCAGACCGGCAAGATCCCCACCGGCTCCCGGACGCCCGTCGAGGTCGACGCGCCCGGCCGCACCGGCCACCACGTGCTGTTCACGGTGTGGCAGGCCAGCCACCTCGACCAGAGCTACTACGCGTGCAGCGACGTGAACTTCACCGGCGGTGGCACCACGACGACCACCACTCCGACCAGCACCACGACCACGACCACCACCACGACCACCACCGGGGGCAACCCCTCGGCGGGCTGCTCGGCCACCTTCCGGGTGACCTCGCAGTGGTCCGGCGGCTTCCAGGTCGAGGCGCGCGTGACCGCCGGCGCCACGGCGATCTCCGGCTGGGCGGTGAGCTGGACGTTCGCCAACGGTGAGCGGATCAACTCTTCGTGGAGCGCGACCCTGACCACGAGCGGGTCCACGACCACCGCCCGCAACGTCGCTTACAACGGCGCGGTGGGCGCGGGCGCGAGCACCACGTTCGGTTTCGTCGCCTCCGGCACGGCGGGGACCCCGACCCTGGTCTGCACCGCGTCCTGA
- a CDS encoding XRE family transcriptional regulator, translated as MPRTERPLVEEDTPVLKFAGDLRRLRRGAGLPSYRELGRLANYSPAALSEAVAGRRLPSLAVTRAFVRACGGDVEQWTARWRELAAEGPDDGDAPYVGLAAYQVADADRFFGREAEVGRLLALVRERPFVGVFGASGAGKSSLLRAGLAARWDAHLVVTPGADPITELAAALADDRSAVEVRAELAADPEHLRVLLRQAADDLLLVVDQFEEVFTLCREADRRWLVRALTHAAGAAHVVIGVRADFYGHCARHPELLEALHRSQSLVGPMSAEQLRRAVVEPAARQGASLENALVARLIADVAAQPGALPLASHVLVETWRRRRGAVLTLTGYEDAGGVEHALARSAEQVCEALSEPDRQVARQVFQRLVAPGDGTEDTRRRVARAELEAGDALLDRLAAARLITLDRDTVELTHEALLRAWPRLVGWLDEDREALRAHRRLTDAADAWRAHDRDPDALYRGVHLDQARRLSSRLNAAEREFVDAGLTAERDREAVRKRAVRRLRVLVACLGALVLLLASTVVYAVGAQRDAARERNQALSMRAADSALDLLARPRDAAALALAAYRVAPTAQARDALLLARAAGTATTLDGGYLRVPGGIAVTHEFGPEPGSPGINYRFWTGDGPSRRRAGAIPIPSTGFLNLISGDERTALVVVRPDEFQLWDIGDPDVPRLTTTMRAWPFPEGIDAAGTLLTAVEDGAAVHWRPGDTARTRLPATGVEHAVPLQDGAGVVLVRREGDRRHVEVWSLDGRSTPVLSRSARLGLVTGPAGLLAVSDLDGGRLTVLDGTTTVLEADGLPEMAVVEFSRDGRAVTALHRESVWLWDLAGGEPVSLRASGVEFGSVRYEGDELLMVELRRGALWRLAVDVDRVVRDVCADLVDVDWAAHFPGVPPRPLCP; from the coding sequence GTGCCGCGCACGGAACGGCCGCTGGTCGAAGAGGACACCCCGGTGCTGAAGTTCGCCGGCGACCTGAGGCGGCTGCGACGCGGCGCCGGGCTGCCGTCCTACCGCGAACTCGGCCGCCTGGCGAACTACTCGCCCGCCGCGCTGTCCGAGGCGGTGGCGGGGCGGCGGCTGCCCAGTCTGGCGGTGACCCGGGCGTTCGTCCGCGCGTGCGGGGGGGACGTCGAGCAGTGGACGGCCCGCTGGCGCGAGCTGGCCGCCGAGGGGCCGGACGACGGCGACGCGCCGTACGTGGGACTCGCCGCCTACCAGGTCGCCGACGCCGACCGGTTCTTCGGTCGCGAGGCCGAGGTGGGCAGGCTCCTGGCCCTGGTGCGGGAACGGCCCTTCGTCGGGGTGTTCGGCGCGTCCGGCGCGGGCAAGTCGTCGTTGCTGCGCGCGGGACTGGCCGCCCGGTGGGACGCGCACCTGGTCGTCACGCCCGGCGCGGACCCGATCACCGAGTTGGCCGCGGCGCTCGCCGACGACCGGTCCGCGGTCGAGGTGCGCGCCGAGCTCGCCGCCGACCCCGAGCACCTGCGCGTGCTGCTGCGCCAGGCCGCCGACGACCTGCTGCTCGTGGTCGACCAGTTCGAGGAGGTCTTCACCCTCTGCCGGGAGGCCGACCGGCGCTGGCTGGTGCGGGCCCTCACGCACGCCGCCGGCGCCGCCCACGTCGTCATCGGGGTGCGCGCCGACTTCTACGGCCACTGCGCCCGGCACCCCGAGCTGCTCGAAGCGCTGCACCGCTCGCAGTCGCTCGTCGGCCCGATGAGCGCCGAGCAGCTCCGCCGCGCGGTCGTCGAACCCGCCGCCCGCCAAGGCGCCTCGCTGGAGAACGCCTTGGTGGCACGCCTGATCGCGGACGTCGCCGCCCAGCCGGGCGCGCTGCCGCTCGCCTCGCACGTGCTCGTCGAGACGTGGCGACGACGTCGCGGCGCGGTGCTCACACTGACGGGCTACGAGGACGCGGGCGGCGTCGAGCACGCCCTGGCCCGCAGCGCCGAACAGGTCTGCGAAGCCCTGTCCGAGCCGGACCGGCAGGTGGCGCGGCAGGTATTCCAGCGGCTGGTCGCGCCCGGCGACGGCACCGAGGACACCCGCCGCCGCGTCGCCCGCGCCGAGCTGGAGGCGGGCGACGCGCTCCTCGACCGGCTCGCGGCGGCCAGGCTGATCACCCTCGACCGCGACACGGTGGAGCTGACCCACGAGGCGCTGCTGCGCGCCTGGCCGAGGCTGGTGGGCTGGCTGGACGAGGACCGCGAGGCGCTGCGCGCCCACCGCAGGCTCACCGACGCCGCCGACGCCTGGCGCGCGCACGACCGCGACCCGGACGCGCTCTACCGCGGCGTCCACCTCGACCAGGCGCGCCGCCTGTCGTCCCGCCTCAACGCGGCCGAGCGCGAGTTCGTCGACGCGGGCCTGACCGCCGAACGGGACCGGGAAGCGGTGCGCAAGCGCGCGGTGCGCCGGCTGCGCGTGCTCGTCGCCTGCCTCGGCGCGCTCGTGCTGCTGCTCGCCTCCACCGTCGTGTACGCGGTCGGGGCCCAGCGCGACGCCGCCCGCGAACGCAACCAGGCGCTGTCGATGCGTGCCGCCGACAGCGCCCTGGACCTGCTGGCCCGCCCGCGCGACGCGGCGGCGCTCGCGCTGGCCGCGTACCGCGTCGCACCCACCGCCCAGGCCCGCGACGCGCTCCTGCTCGCCCGCGCCGCGGGCACCGCCACCACCCTGGACGGCGGCTACCTGCGCGTGCCCGGCGGCATCGCCGTGACCCACGAGTTCGGCCCCGAACCCGGCTCGCCCGGCATCAACTACCGGTTCTGGACCGGTGACGGGCCGAGCAGGCGGCGAGCCGGGGCGATCCCGATCCCCTCCACCGGCTTCCTGAACCTCATCAGCGGCGACGAGCGCACCGCGCTCGTGGTCGTCCGACCCGACGAGTTCCAGCTCTGGGACATCGGCGACCCCGACGTGCCGAGGCTGACCACCACGATGAGGGCGTGGCCGTTCCCCGAGGGCATCGACGCGGCGGGCACCCTCCTGACCGCCGTCGAGGACGGCGCGGCCGTGCACTGGCGTCCCGGCGACACCGCCCGCACCCGCCTGCCCGCCACCGGTGTCGAGCACGCCGTGCCGTTGCAGGACGGCGCCGGCGTGGTCCTGGTGCGCCGCGAAGGCGACCGGCGCCACGTGGAGGTGTGGTCCCTGGACGGGCGCTCCACCCCGGTCCTCAGCCGCTCCGCCCGGCTGGGGCTGGTGACCGGTCCGGCGGGGCTGCTCGCTGTCTCCGACCTCGACGGCGGGCGGCTCACCGTGCTGGACGGGACGACGACCGTGCTGGAGGCGGACGGGCTCCCGGAGATGGCCGTGGTCGAGTTCTCGCGCGACGGCCGCGCCGTCACCGCGCTGCACCGCGAGTCGGTGTGGCTGTGGGACCTGGCCGGCGGGGAACCGGTGTCGCTGCGCGCGTCCGGGGTGGAGTTCGGCTCGGTGCGCTACGAGGGGGACGAGCTGCTGATGGTGGAGCTGCGGCGGGGTGCGCTGTGGCGGCTCGCGGTGGACGTCGACCGCGTGGTGCGCGACGTGTGCGCGGACCTGGTCGACGTCGACTGGGCGGCGCACTTCCCGGGCGTCCCGCCACGACCGCTGTGCCCGTGA
- a CDS encoding TetR/AcrR family transcriptional regulator, with product MTRATPHAKPPGRPRAGIDAAVFAATLGTVRELGYAGATMDRIAAAAGVAKTTIYRRWPSKGALITDCLVDALGPVPLGGGSRREDISSAIRWIAAKIGEPGIGAAFAGVFVDAVSDPSLREVLSTRLQDPYRIVLQDALDEPEHRVLLLIDVIVGTLLHRMGMTGVPMVDADVDALTGMILRHFADTGGPA from the coding sequence ATGACCCGAGCGACACCGCACGCCAAGCCGCCCGGCCGCCCGCGCGCCGGCATCGACGCCGCGGTCTTCGCCGCGACCCTGGGCACCGTGCGCGAGCTGGGCTACGCGGGCGCGACGATGGACCGCATCGCGGCGGCGGCGGGCGTCGCGAAGACGACGATCTACCGGCGCTGGCCGTCGAAGGGCGCGCTGATCACGGACTGCCTCGTGGACGCGTTGGGCCCCGTGCCGCTGGGGGGCGGCAGTCGGCGCGAGGACATCTCCTCGGCCATCCGCTGGATCGCGGCGAAGATCGGCGAGCCCGGGATCGGCGCGGCGTTCGCGGGCGTGTTCGTCGACGCGGTCAGCGATCCGAGCCTGCGCGAGGTCCTGTCCACGCGGTTGCAGGACCCGTACCGGATCGTGCTCCAGGACGCGCTCGACGAGCCGGAGCACCGGGTCCTGCTGCTCATCGACGTCATCGTCGGCACCCTGCTGCACCGGATGGGCATGACCGGCGTGCCGATGGTCGACGCCGACGTCGACGCGCTGACCGGGATGATCCTGCGGCACTTCGCCGACACCGGCGGACCGGCCTGA
- a CDS encoding alpha/beta hydrolase yields the protein MDHVTGVARPPLGIRLLHALRREPDWSAMTDGELAAFRDAENRKRASRLIRVITGRPDRGAVIRWQDVALPDRALRVRVSRPATGHADLPLVVHVHGGGFVGTAAQSDWVNSHLATRLPAVVVSVEHRLLAPGTPLPAAVDDGWDVLRHVVRDAARWGVDPARTAVFGESTGGLIAALAAIRARDSGLPLRAQVLANPAVDLTGAMYDHASMTRHADSPTLTVEQMRLFHRLAVPPGTDPRPLSPLHADDLGGLAPALVVVPTFDPLADHGRRYAEALLEAGTPARLAEHPGATHAFLSMPNVVPQAKAARAEVAGFLREHLASA from the coding sequence ATGGACCACGTGACCGGCGTCGCACGGCCGCCGCTGGGGATCCGGCTGCTGCACGCCCTGCGGAGAGAACCCGACTGGTCGGCCATGACGGACGGGGAGCTGGCCGCCTTCCGCGACGCGGAGAACCGCAAGCGGGCGTCCCGCCTCATCCGGGTGATCACGGGGCGACCGGACCGGGGCGCCGTGATCCGGTGGCAGGACGTGGCCCTGCCCGACCGGGCCCTGCGGGTCCGGGTGTCCCGACCGGCCACCGGGCACGCCGACCTGCCGCTCGTGGTGCACGTGCACGGCGGCGGGTTCGTCGGCACCGCGGCGCAGAGCGACTGGGTCAACAGCCACCTCGCCACACGGCTGCCCGCCGTCGTCGTCTCGGTCGAGCACCGCCTCCTCGCGCCGGGGACACCGCTGCCGGCCGCCGTCGACGACGGTTGGGACGTGCTGCGGCACGTGGTGCGGGACGCCGCGCGATGGGGTGTCGACCCGGCGCGGACCGCGGTGTTCGGCGAGAGCACGGGTGGGCTGATCGCCGCGCTGGCCGCGATCCGCGCCAGGGACTCCGGTCTGCCGCTGCGGGCGCAGGTGCTGGCCAACCCCGCCGTCGACCTCACCGGGGCGATGTACGACCACGCCTCGATGACCCGGCACGCGGACAGCCCGACGTTGACCGTCGAGCAGATGCGGCTGTTCCACCGCCTGGCCGTGCCGCCGGGAACGGATCCCCGGCCGCTGTCGCCGCTGCACGCCGACGACCTGGGCGGGCTGGCCCCGGCGCTCGTGGTGGTGCCGACCTTCGACCCGCTGGCCGACCACGGCCGTCGTTACGCCGAAGCGCTGCTCGAAGCCGGGACGCCAGCGCGGCTCGCCGAGCACCCGGGCGCGACGCACGCGTTCCTCAGCATGCCGAACGTGGTGCCGCAGGCGAAGGCCGCGCGGGCGGAGGTCGCCGGGTTCCTCAGGGAGCACCTCGCGTCGGCCTGA
- a CDS encoding LacI family DNA-binding transcriptional regulator: MTAESTSGASRQPAARRAPARRVSMADVARMAGVSAQTVSRVSNGHPSVVGSTREQVLDAMRRLGYRPNSAARALKYGEFRTIGVILFTLSTVGNSRTLEAIVDHAAHEGYAITLIPVAVPTQDGVLGAFTRLGELAVDAVIVIMEVHLLDAATMTLPLGIPAVIVDSNGGDRYTVVDTDQADGTRQAVRHLLDLGHRTVWHVAGPEDSYAAERRAEAWRDALVEAGLPVPAMARGDWSADSGYRVGLALADEPGCTAVFAANDQMALGLLRAFHEKGKVVPRDISVVGFDDIPDTTSFIPPLTTVHQDFTEVGRRCVERVLRQVHHRRTKPGTTLVPTRLVVRASTAPPPA; this comes from the coding sequence GTGACAGCGGAATCCACGTCCGGGGCGTCCCGGCAGCCCGCCGCGCGGCGCGCGCCGGCCCGTCGGGTGTCGATGGCCGACGTCGCCCGGATGGCGGGGGTGTCGGCGCAGACCGTGTCCCGGGTGTCGAACGGGCACCCCAGCGTCGTCGGCTCGACGCGCGAGCAGGTGCTGGACGCCATGCGGCGCCTCGGTTACCGGCCCAACAGCGCGGCCCGCGCGCTCAAGTACGGCGAGTTCCGCACCATCGGCGTCATCCTGTTCACCCTCTCCACGGTCGGCAACAGCCGCACCCTGGAGGCCATAGTGGACCACGCCGCGCACGAGGGTTACGCCATCACGCTGATCCCCGTGGCCGTGCCCACCCAGGACGGCGTGCTCGGCGCGTTCACGCGTCTCGGCGAGCTGGCCGTCGACGCGGTCATCGTGATCATGGAGGTCCACCTGCTCGACGCGGCCACCATGACCCTCCCGCTCGGCATCCCGGCCGTGATCGTCGACTCCAACGGGGGCGACCGCTACACCGTCGTGGACACCGACCAGGCCGACGGCACCCGCCAGGCCGTCCGCCACCTGCTCGACCTCGGCCACCGCACCGTCTGGCACGTCGCCGGCCCCGAGGACTCCTACGCCGCCGAACGCCGCGCCGAGGCGTGGCGCGACGCGCTGGTCGAAGCCGGCCTGCCGGTGCCCGCGATGGCGCGCGGCGACTGGTCGGCCGACTCCGGCTACCGGGTGGGGCTCGCGCTCGCCGACGAGCCCGGCTGCACGGCGGTGTTCGCGGCCAACGACCAGATGGCCCTCGGCCTGCTGCGCGCGTTCCACGAGAAGGGGAAGGTGGTGCCGCGCGACATCAGCGTGGTCGGGTTCGACGACATCCCCGACACCACCTCGTTCATCCCGCCCCTGACCACCGTGCACCAGGACTTCACCGAGGTCGGCCGGCGCTGCGTCGAACGCGTCCTGCGCCAGGTGCACCACCGCCGCACCAAGCCGGGCACCACCCTGGTCCCGACCCGGCTGGTCGTCCGCGCCAGCACCGCGCCGCCGCCGGCCTGA
- a CDS encoding glycoside hydrolase family 35 protein translates to MPEFSIGERDFLLDGRPFRILSGALHYFRVHPDQWADRIDKARRMGLNTIETYVAWNAHAPTPDTFDLTGGLDLGRFLRLVADAGMRAIVRPGPYICAEWDNGGLPAWLFRDPEVGVRRAEPRYLAAVKAYLDRVYEVVAPLQVQHGGPVILVQIENEYGAFGDDKTYLKTLAEHTRDAGITVPLTTIDQPTDEMLAAGSLEGLHLTASFGSRAVERLAALRRHQPTGPLMCAEFWDGWFDHWGSHHHTTSAADSAAELDALLSAGASVNVYMFHGGTNFGFTSGANDKGTYQPTTTSYDYDAPLDEAGDPTAKYHAFREVIARHHDVPDEPPPAARPTPRLTAPLTDPVPLLDWSKRSTSWQRHDTVPPLDDLPGAPRLALATTRVEATDPAVLCFGEVRDHASVFLDGWPVGVLLREHHQRALGLPGAAGELAVLVEDHGRVNYGPRIGEPKGLIGGAALGGHPLTGWDVLPLALDAPPPVWTGRDGTTPVPGAVAGPVFLRARFDLDRPGDLHLDTGGWGRGVVWVNGFCLGRYWSRGPQRTLYAPGPVLRADGNELVVLELAALTDPTARFVPRPLLGHTEA, encoded by the coding sequence GTGCCCGAGTTCAGCATCGGCGAGCGCGACTTCCTGCTCGACGGCAGGCCGTTCCGCATCCTGTCCGGGGCCTTGCACTACTTCCGCGTGCACCCCGACCAGTGGGCCGACCGCATCGACAAGGCCCGGCGCATGGGTCTGAACACCATCGAGACCTACGTCGCCTGGAACGCCCACGCGCCCACCCCGGACACCTTCGACCTCACCGGCGGGCTCGACCTCGGCCGGTTCCTGCGCCTGGTCGCCGACGCGGGGATGCGCGCGATCGTGCGGCCCGGACCGTACATCTGCGCCGAGTGGGACAACGGCGGTCTGCCCGCGTGGCTGTTCCGCGACCCGGAGGTGGGCGTGCGGCGCGCCGAACCCCGTTACCTGGCCGCGGTCAAGGCCTACCTCGACCGCGTCTACGAGGTCGTGGCCCCGCTCCAGGTCCAGCACGGCGGCCCGGTCATCCTCGTGCAGATCGAGAACGAGTACGGCGCCTTCGGCGACGACAAGACCTACCTCAAGACCTTGGCCGAGCACACCCGCGACGCGGGCATCACCGTGCCGCTGACCACGATCGACCAGCCGACGGACGAGATGCTCGCGGCGGGCAGCCTGGAAGGGCTGCACCTGACGGCGTCCTTCGGCTCCCGCGCCGTCGAGCGCCTGGCCGCGCTGCGCCGCCACCAGCCGACCGGTCCGCTGATGTGCGCCGAGTTCTGGGACGGCTGGTTCGACCACTGGGGCAGCCACCACCACACCACCTCGGCCGCGGACAGCGCCGCCGAGCTGGACGCGCTGCTGTCCGCCGGCGCCTCGGTCAACGTCTACATGTTCCACGGCGGCACCAACTTCGGCTTCACCAGCGGCGCCAACGACAAGGGCACCTACCAGCCGACCACCACCTCCTACGACTACGACGCGCCGCTGGACGAAGCGGGCGACCCCACCGCCAAGTACCACGCGTTCCGCGAGGTCATCGCCCGCCACCACGACGTGCCCGACGAACCGCCGCCCGCCGCGCGACCCACGCCGCGGCTCACCGCGCCGTTGACCGACCCGGTGCCCCTGCTCGACTGGTCGAAGCGCTCGACCTCCTGGCAGCGCCACGACACCGTGCCCCCGCTCGACGACCTGCCCGGCGCGCCGCGGCTGGCGCTGGCGACCACGCGGGTCGAGGCCACCGACCCCGCCGTGCTGTGCTTCGGCGAGGTGCGCGATCACGCCTCGGTGTTCCTGGACGGGTGGCCGGTCGGCGTGCTGCTGCGCGAGCACCACCAACGCGCCCTCGGCCTGCCGGGCGCGGCCGGTGAGCTGGCGGTCCTGGTCGAGGACCACGGCCGGGTCAACTACGGTCCGCGCATCGGCGAGCCCAAGGGGCTCATCGGCGGCGCGGCCCTCGGCGGGCATCCCCTGACGGGGTGGGACGTCCTCCCGCTCGCCCTCGACGCGCCGCCGCCGGTGTGGACCGGCCGGGACGGCACGACGCCCGTGCCCGGGGCGGTGGCCGGCCCGGTCTTCCTGCGCGCCCGGTTCGACCTCGACCGGCCCGGCGACCTCCACCTCGACACGGGCGGCTGGGGTCGGGGCGTGGTGTGGGTCAACGGCTTCTGCCTCGGCCGCTACTGGTCGCGCGGCCCGCAGCGCACCCTGTACGCGCCCGGCCCGGTGCTGCGCGCGGACGGCAACGAGCTGGTCGTGCTCGAACTCGCCGCCCTGACCGACCCGACGGCCCGGTTCGTGCCGCGACCGCTGCTCGGCCACACCGAGGCCTGA
- a CDS encoding ABC transporter substrate-binding protein, with protein MSPTRRSRQVAVVLATALATALSACSSGGDGGTTPGGATGTQDAVDAALRDGGEITYWSWTPSAKAQVEAFQQEFPNVKVNHVNAGTGNDHYTKLQNAIKAGSGAPDVAQVEYQALPQFALTGSLVDLGQYGFNAFEDDYTPSTWNSVKVGGGLFGLPQDSGPMALFYNKALFDQHGITVPKTWTEYVEAARKLHAADPTKFITSDTGDAGFATSMIWQAGGKPFTTDGKSVKIDLQDEGAKKWTATWDRLVEEKLVSSIPGWSDAWYKALGDGTIATLATGAWMPGVLESSVPGGAGKWAVAPMPTYDGGAPVTAENGGGGQSVLKQSAKPALAAAFVRWLNNGNGVKPFLESGGFPATKADLGSSAFKDEASPYFGGQQVNQVLTAAAGQVVPGWSYLPYQLYANSIFNDTVGKSYADATGLDPGLTDWQKALVDYGNQQGFTVNG; from the coding sequence ATGTCACCCACCAGGCGCAGTCGCCAGGTGGCCGTAGTCCTGGCCACCGCCCTCGCCACCGCGCTCTCCGCGTGCTCCTCCGGCGGCGACGGCGGCACGACGCCGGGCGGCGCCACCGGCACGCAGGACGCGGTCGACGCCGCCCTGCGCGACGGCGGCGAGATCACCTACTGGAGCTGGACCCCGTCGGCCAAGGCGCAGGTCGAGGCGTTCCAGCAGGAGTTCCCCAACGTCAAGGTCAACCACGTCAACGCGGGCACCGGCAACGACCACTACACCAAGCTCCAGAACGCCATCAAGGCCGGCTCCGGCGCGCCCGACGTCGCCCAGGTCGAGTACCAGGCGCTGCCCCAGTTCGCGCTGACCGGCTCGCTGGTCGACCTGGGCCAGTACGGGTTCAACGCCTTCGAGGACGACTACACCCCCTCGACGTGGAACTCGGTCAAGGTCGGCGGCGGGCTGTTCGGCCTGCCGCAGGACTCCGGCCCCATGGCCCTGTTCTACAACAAGGCGCTCTTCGACCAGCACGGCATCACCGTGCCGAAGACCTGGACCGAGTACGTCGAGGCGGCCAGGAAGCTGCACGCCGCCGACCCGACCAAGTTCATCACCTCGGACACCGGTGACGCGGGCTTCGCGACCAGCATGATCTGGCAGGCGGGCGGCAAGCCGTTCACCACCGACGGCAAGTCGGTGAAGATCGACCTGCAGGACGAGGGCGCCAAGAAGTGGACCGCCACCTGGGACCGGCTCGTCGAGGAGAAGCTGGTCTCGTCGATCCCCGGCTGGTCCGACGCCTGGTACAAGGCGCTGGGTGACGGCACGATCGCCACGCTGGCGACCGGCGCGTGGATGCCGGGCGTGCTGGAGTCGTCGGTGCCCGGCGGCGCGGGCAAGTGGGCCGTGGCCCCGATGCCCACCTACGACGGCGGCGCACCGGTCACCGCGGAGAACGGCGGCGGCGGCCAGTCGGTGCTCAAGCAGAGCGCGAAGCCCGCGCTCGCGGCGGCGTTCGTGCGCTGGCTCAACAACGGCAACGGCGTCAAGCCGTTCCTGGAGAGCGGCGGCTTCCCCGCCACCAAGGCCGACCTGGGCTCCTCCGCGTTCAAGGACGAGGCCTCGCCCTACTTCGGCGGGCAGCAGGTCAACCAGGTCCTGACCGCCGCGGCCGGCCAGGTCGTGCCAGGCTGGAGCTACCTGCCCTACCAGCTCTACGCCAACAGCATCTTCAACGACACCGTCGGCAAGTCCTACGCCGACGCCACCGGCCTCGACCCGGGTCTGACCGACTGGCAGAAGGCGCTGGTCGACTACGGCAACCAGCAGGGCTTCACCGTCAACGGCTGA